A single Lactuca sativa cultivar Salinas chromosome 8, Lsat_Salinas_v11, whole genome shotgun sequence DNA region contains:
- the LOC111921940 gene encoding uncharacterized protein LOC111921940 isoform X1, with the protein MDPRRAPRTVIDPKVRQVGFFAPPDRAQSGPLPQSSDSPSSPPLSDISPSGNSISPVMIPPPRHLSDLSSRTIPAGFPPNRLVSPLHRFSGESIIPVGSYNPSEFASPSVADFFEDKNARSPGPRRSRGVGGSGKFASSLPAGGFELPPEVKPKSLTTVSVVSNLQPNVTEKDGDQSNESHDGHGTNSKPLKEKMSKAERRALQEAQRAAKAAAKGEGNSGSTKSVKPSKASVQKKDNASIATHEKRGGDRAIDKDRKKEIPHPRMQFDDMSRVEKANKRAVVKQTEVRNRVELFRHLPQYEHGTKLPDLEKKFFRLNSVHPAVYKVGLRYLAGDISGGNARCIAMLQAFQEAIMEYSPPPEKALNRDLTTKINSYISFLINCRPLSISMGNAIKFVKTRIANLPLTLSESEAKQNLLSEINHFINEKILLADKVIVRHAVTKVRDGDVLLTYGSSSAVEMVFLRAHELGKKFRVVVADSRPKLEGRLLVRRLIGKGISCTYVYINGISYIMHEVTRVFLGASSVLANGTVYSRVGTACVAMVANACGVPVIVCCEAYKFHERVQLDSICCNELGDPDAIAKVHGREEINDLKDIANDENLQILNLTYDATPSDYVSMIITDYGMIPPTSVPVIVREFRKEQIWI; encoded by the exons ATGGATCCCCGCCGTGCCCCTCGCACCGTCATCGACCCCAAAGTCCGTCAAGTCGGATTTTTCGCTCCACCTGACCGCGCCCAATCAGGCCCCTTACCTCAATCCTCCGATTCCCCCTCATCCCCACCGTTATCGGACATTTCTCCCTCCGGTAACTCAATCTCCCCGGTTATGATCCCACCTCCCCGTCATCTCTCTGACCTCTCCTCCCGTACCATTCCTGCGGGGTTCCCTCCGAATCGTTTAGTATCGCCGCTTCACCGATTCTCCGGTGAGTCCATTATCCCTGTTGGCAGTTACAACCCCTCGGAGTTTGCGTCTCCATCGGTCGCTGATTTTTTCGAGGATAAAAATGCACGGTCGCCGGGGCCGCGTCGGAGTCGTGGAGTTGGTGGGTCTGGGAAGTTCGCGTCTTCTTTGCCTGCCGGCGGTTTTGAGTTGCCGCCGGAAGTTAAACCAAAGAGCTTGACCACCGTTTCGGTTGTTAGCAACTTGCAACCTAATGTGACTG AAAAAGATGGAGATCAATCTAATGAGTCTCATGATGGACATGGAACAAATTCAAAGCCACTGAAAGAGAAAATGTCAAAGGCTGAAAGACGTGCTCTTCAGGAGGCTCAACGAGCAGCAAAAGCTGCAGCAAAAG GCGAAGGGAATTCAGGGTCAACAAAATCGGTCAAACCTTCAAAGGCTTCAGTTCAAAAGAAAGACAACGCCTCGATTGCAACTCATGAGAAAAGAGGTGGTGATAGGGCAATAGATAAGGATAGAAAGAAAGAGATCCCACATCCTCGAATGCAATTTGATGATATGAGTCGTGTGGAAAAAGCTAATAAACGTGCAGTGGTTAAACAAACCGAGGTTAGGAACCGAGTTGAGCTTTTTAGACATTTACCTCAATATGAACATGGAACAAAGCTTCCCGATCTTGAAAAAAAATTCTTCCGTCTTAATTCCGTTCATCCTGCAGTCTACAAG GTCGGATTACGTTACTTAGCCGGCGACATATCCGGCGGAAACGCGCGTTGCATTGCAATGCTCCAAGCCTTCCAAGAAGCCATAATGGAATACTCACCACCACCGGAAAAAGCCCTAAACCGTGACCTAACCACCAAAATCAATAGCTACATCTCCTTCCTCATCAACTGCCGCCCTCTTTCCATCTCAATGGGAAACGCAATCAAATTTGTCAAAACCCGAATTGCAAACCTCCCATTAACCCTCTCAGAATCTGAAGCAAAACAAAATCTCTTATCCGAAATCAACCATTTCATCAACGAAAAAATCCTCTTAGCAGACAAAGTCATTGTTCGCCATGCGGTCACCAAAGTTAGGGACGGAGACGTCCTTTTAACATACGGATCGTCTTCCGCGGTTGAGATGGTGTTTTTGCGGGCCCACGAACTCGGGAAAAAATTTAGGGTTGTTGTAGCGGATTCGCGCCCGAAACTTGAAGGGAGGTTATTGGTTAGGAGACTTATTGGGAAGGGTATAAGTTGTACTTATGTTTATATAAATGGGATTTCTTATATCATGCATGAAGTTACTAGGGTTTTTCTTGGGGCTTCTTCGGTTTTGGCTAATGGAACTGTTTATTCGAGGGTGGGGACCGCGTGTGTTGCTATGGTGGCTAATGCTTGTGGGGTCCCGGTTATTGTGTGTTGTGAAGCGTATAAGTTTCATGAAAGAGTGCAACTTGATTCGATTTGTTGTAATGAACTTG GGGATCCGGATGCTATAGCTAAAGTTCATGGTCGTGAGGAGATAAATGATTTGAAGGATATTGCAAATGATGAAAACCTCCAAATTCTTAATTTAAC GTATGATGCAACGCCTTCGGATTATGTCTCAATGATTATAACAGATTATGGCATG atACCTCCAACAAGTGTTCCTGTGATTGTGCGTGAATTCCGCAAAGAACAAATATGGATATAA
- the LOC111921940 gene encoding uncharacterized protein LOC111921940 isoform X2, whose product MDSRRPRGAAFVPKVRHVGFFLPSDQNTPSSSPLLSELPPENLRSPVMILPTPLPCFSGQCCPIQSTGSSHPLDCKFSGVQGMSLLLGGKMGNFVSSPSNGGFDLALIKPETSSEKIINDVTEKDGDQSNESHDGHGTNSKPLKEKMSKAERRALQEAQRAAKAAAKGEGNSGSTKSVKPSKASVQKKDNASIATHEKRGGDRAIDKDRKKEIPHPRMQFDDMSRVEKANKRAVVKQTEVRNRVELFRHLPQYEHGTKLPDLEKKFFRLNSVHPAVYKVGLRYLAGDISGGNARCIAMLQAFQEAIMEYSPPPEKALNRDLTTKINSYISFLINCRPLSISMGNAIKFVKTRIANLPLTLSESEAKQNLLSEINHFINEKILLADKVIVRHAVTKVRDGDVLLTYGSSSAVEMVFLRAHELGKKFRVVVADSRPKLEGRLLVRRLIGKGISCTYVYINGISYIMHEVTRVFLGASSVLANGTVYSRVGTACVAMVANACGVPVIVCCEAYKFHERVQLDSICCNELGDPDAIAKVHGREEINDLKDIANDENLQILNLTYDATPSDYVSMIITDYGMIPPTSVPVIVREFRKEQIWI is encoded by the exons ATGGATTCACGCCGCCCACGTGGGGCGGCATTTGTCCCAAAAGtcaggcatgttggatttttTCTACCTTCGGACCAAAATACCCCTTCATCTTCTCCCCTGTTATCTGAACTCCCACCGGAAAATCTCCGATCTCCGGTGATGATCCTCCCTACACCGCTGCCCTGTTTTTCCGGTCAATGCTGCCCGATTCAGTCCACGGGCAGCAGCCATCCTTTGGATTGTAAGTTTAGTGGTGTTCAGGGAATGAGTCTTTTGCTTGGGGGTAAAATGGGAAATTTTGTTTCTTCTCCATCTAATGGTGGATTTGACTTGGCTTTGATAAAGCCGGAAACTTCATCGGAAAAAATCATAAATGATGTGACTG AAAAAGATGGAGATCAATCTAATGAGTCTCATGATGGACATGGAACAAATTCAAAGCCACTGAAAGAGAAAATGTCAAAGGCTGAAAGACGTGCTCTTCAGGAGGCTCAACGAGCAGCAAAAGCTGCAGCAAAAG GCGAAGGGAATTCAGGGTCAACAAAATCGGTCAAACCTTCAAAGGCTTCAGTTCAAAAGAAAGACAACGCCTCGATTGCAACTCATGAGAAAAGAGGTGGTGATAGGGCAATAGATAAGGATAGAAAGAAAGAGATCCCACATCCTCGAATGCAATTTGATGATATGAGTCGTGTGGAAAAAGCTAATAAACGTGCAGTGGTTAAACAAACCGAGGTTAGGAACCGAGTTGAGCTTTTTAGACATTTACCTCAATATGAACATGGAACAAAGCTTCCCGATCTTGAAAAAAAATTCTTCCGTCTTAATTCCGTTCATCCTGCAGTCTACAAG GTCGGATTACGTTACTTAGCCGGCGACATATCCGGCGGAAACGCGCGTTGCATTGCAATGCTCCAAGCCTTCCAAGAAGCCATAATGGAATACTCACCACCACCGGAAAAAGCCCTAAACCGTGACCTAACCACCAAAATCAATAGCTACATCTCCTTCCTCATCAACTGCCGCCCTCTTTCCATCTCAATGGGAAACGCAATCAAATTTGTCAAAACCCGAATTGCAAACCTCCCATTAACCCTCTCAGAATCTGAAGCAAAACAAAATCTCTTATCCGAAATCAACCATTTCATCAACGAAAAAATCCTCTTAGCAGACAAAGTCATTGTTCGCCATGCGGTCACCAAAGTTAGGGACGGAGACGTCCTTTTAACATACGGATCGTCTTCCGCGGTTGAGATGGTGTTTTTGCGGGCCCACGAACTCGGGAAAAAATTTAGGGTTGTTGTAGCGGATTCGCGCCCGAAACTTGAAGGGAGGTTATTGGTTAGGAGACTTATTGGGAAGGGTATAAGTTGTACTTATGTTTATATAAATGGGATTTCTTATATCATGCATGAAGTTACTAGGGTTTTTCTTGGGGCTTCTTCGGTTTTGGCTAATGGAACTGTTTATTCGAGGGTGGGGACCGCGTGTGTTGCTATGGTGGCTAATGCTTGTGGGGTCCCGGTTATTGTGTGTTGTGAAGCGTATAAGTTTCATGAAAGAGTGCAACTTGATTCGATTTGTTGTAATGAACTTG GGGATCCGGATGCTATAGCTAAAGTTCATGGTCGTGAGGAGATAAATGATTTGAAGGATATTGCAAATGATGAAAACCTCCAAATTCTTAATTTAAC GTATGATGCAACGCCTTCGGATTATGTCTCAATGATTATAACAGATTATGGCATG atACCTCCAACAAGTGTTCCTGTGATTGTGCGTGAATTCCGCAAAGAACAAATATGGATATAA
- the LOC111921939 gene encoding probable inactive receptor kinase At1g48480: protein MKSHAPSILFLLFSLFLAVKPDLSADRSAILAIRSSVGGRSILWNISQPATPCTWPGVVCDNQTNRVVELHFPGMGLSGDLPPNTLGNMTQLTTLSLRYNALSGQLPVDIFSLTNLRNLYLQDNLFSGPIPDLFSSLGNLVRVSFAGNNFSGPIPSSVNNLTRLAKFDVSNNQLTGEIPSKFVGFPESEFSGNFLCGSPVEACNGSDTGSSSSNKLSGGAIAGIVIGSLFILLLVSLIFFFLCYKKRNQNEELKSKDVGEVKQMQIEIPHENADSSSSGFPSLTAAVGGGGGKAKSGEVSKKLVFLGGGKKQRKFDLDDLLRASAEVLGKGTFGTAYKAALEVDLTVVVKRLRDVTMSEKELKEKIESVGKMDHENLLPLRAYYFNGEEKLLVCDYMPTGSLSALLHGNRGGGRKPLNWETRSIIALGAARGITYLHSQGPKVSHGNIKSSNILLTPSYESRVSDFCLAGLVGPAMAPTRVDGYRSPEVTDIRKVSQKADVYSFGILLLELLTGKSPINNEEGVDLPRWVQSVVREEWTSEVFDLELLRYQNVEDDMVQMLQLAIECTAKYPDKRPCMDDVASKIEEICHLSGSQEAHTPESDIVSNS, encoded by the exons ATGAAGTCCCACGCTCCTTCCATTCTCTTTCTTCTTTTCTCGCTGTTTCTTGCCGTTAAACCAGACCTCTCCGCCGACAGATCAGCCATCCTCGCCATCCGCTCCTCCGTCGGCGGCCGTTCCATACTCTGGAACATTTCCCAACCCGCCACGCCATGCACATGGCCAGGCGTCGTCTGCGACAACCAAACAAACCGCGTCGTCGAGCTCCATTTCCCCGGAATGGGTCTCTCCGGCGACCTCCCACCAAACACACTCGGCAACATGACCCAGCTCACCACTCTATCCCTCCGTTACAACGCCCTCTCCGGTCAACTTCCCGTCGATATCTTCTCACTTACAAACCTTCGAAACCTCTACCTCCAAGACAACCTCTTTTCCGGTCCTATTCCGGATTTATTCTCGTCGCTCGGGAATCTCGTTCGTGTCAGCTTCGCCGGAAATAACTTCTCCGGTCCCATTCCTTCTTCTGTTAATAATTTGACTCGTTTAGCTAAGTTTGATGTGTCAAACAACCAATTAACCGGTGAAATACCTTCAAAGTTCGTGGGTTTCCCAGAATCCGAATTTTCTGGGAATTTTCTCTGCGGGAGTCCGGTTGAAGCTTGTAACGGGTCAGATACCGGGTCGAGTTCATCTAACAAACTCTCCGGCGGCGCCATTGCGGGAATTGTCATCGGATCTTTGTTTATTCTTCTGTTAGTTTCGCTAATCTTCTTCTTTTTGTGTTATAAGAAAAGGAATCAAAATGAGGAGTTGAAATCGAAGGATGTGGGTGAGGTGAAGCAAATGCAAATTGAGATTCCACACGAGAATGCCGACAGTTCTAGCAGCGGATTTCCGTCGTTGACTGCggcggtgggtggtggtggtggaaaaGCGAAATCCGGGGAAGTTAGTAAGAAACTAGTGTTTCTGGGCGGAGGTAAAAAACAGAGGAAATTCGATTTGGATGATTTATTGCGAGCGTCGGCGGAGGTGTTGGGAAAAGGGACGTTTGGGACGGCGTACAAGGCGGCGTTGGAGGTGGATCTGACGGTGGTTGTGAAGCGATTGAGGGATGTAACAATGTCGGAGAAGGAATTGAAAGAGAAAATTGAGAGTGTTGGGAAAATGGATCATGAGAATTTGCTTCCTTTGAGAGCTTACTATTTTAATGGCGAAGAGAAGCTTCTTGTTTGTGATTACATGCCCACAGGAAGCCTTTCTGCACTCTTACATG GCAACCGTGGAGGCGGTCGAAAGCCATTAAATTGGGAAACACGATCCATAATCGCGCTAGGAGCCGCCCGAGGTATCACATACCTCCATTCACAAGGACCAAAAGTTTCCCACGGaaacataaaatcatcaaacaTCCTCCTAACTCCATCCTACGAGTCACGGGTCTCTGATTTTTGCCTGGCGGGACTCGTGGGTCCCGCCATGGCACCGACCCGTGTAGATGGATATCGGTCACCTGAAGTGACCGATATCCGAAAAGTTTCTCAAAAAGCAGACGTTTACAGTTTTGGAATTTTATTATTGGAATTACTCACGGGTAAATCCCCGATAAATAACGAAGAAGGGGTTGACCTTCCAAGGTGGGTCCAATCGGTAGTTAGAGAAGAGTGGACTTCCGAGGTTTTTGATCTTGAGCTTTTGAGGTATCAAAATGTTGAAGATGACATGGTTCAGATGTTACAGCTGGCAATAGAATGTACAGCTAAGTACCCAGATAAGAGACCATGTATGGATGACGTGGCTAGTAAGATTGAGGAGATTTGTCATTTGAGTGGATCGCAAGAAGCACACACACCAGAAAGTGATATCGTGAGCAACTCGTGA